The window TCAGGCCGACCGAGCAGTACTTCGTCTCCGAGAGTTCCACCGCCCGCGCCACCGCCGCCGGGTCGACCCCGCGACCGCGCACCCGGTACTCGACCGAGATCCCCACGAAGCGCTTGGGCGGCTCCGTGGACAGCTCGCCGCGCACCACCAGCTCCAGGCCGGTCACGTCCTGGCGCTTCTTGCGCAGGATCGAGATCACGTCCATCCCCGTGCACCCGGCAAGCCCGAGCAGCAGCAGTTCGTTGGGCCGGACGGCGCTGTCGAGCCCGCCGCTGGACTCGCCCGTGTCCATGACCACCGCGTGGCCCGAGTCGGCCTGCCCGACGAAGCGCATGCCGCCGCAGAACGTCACCTTCGCCTCCATGTCCTTCCCCCTCCCGTTGCCGCGAGCCGATGCCGCATTGTAGCTCCCGGCCGGCCGCGCGGCCATCGGTTCCTGCCGGGGCGCCCGCCGCGGGACCGTGCCGTTTGACACGCAGGGTCATTCCCCTTGATAATCGCGCGACATCAATGCGTTTTCCCATTCTGAGGGAGGCGGAGGCTTGAGGCGACGGCTCTGGGGCGTCCTTGTGGCGGCACTCGTCGCAAGCGCGCCTCTGCCGGCGCCGGCGGTCGTCACGCACGACCTCCTGCAGGACACCCCGCGCACCCGCGATCTGCTGCGCGAGGAGACGAGCGCCTCGGCGCTGGCGCCGCGGGAGTCGGCCGCCGTCCCGAAGGCGGCGGCATCGGCGCGGGGTGATTTCGAGACCATCTGGTTCGCGCGCGAGAAGTACCTCCAGATCGGCGAGGCCGATCGCGCCGAGGAGCAGCTGGGCCTGCTCGTCGCGACCGCCGCCGAGCGCGGGGTGCGCAACCTCCCCGAGTACGGGACGGTGCTGGTGCGCGAAGCGTCCCGCCGCATGCGCACGGGGGACTGGGCCCAGGCGGCGAAGGCACTCGGGTGGGCCCGGCGCCTGGCACCCGACGAGCTGACGGTCTACACGACCGGGGCTCTCCTGGCGCTGCGGCGCAACCCGATCAACGTCGTGCCGATCATCGACGAGC of the bacterium genome contains:
- a CDS encoding OsmC family protein; its protein translation is MEAKVTFCGGMRFVGQADSGHAVVMDTGESSGGLDSAVRPNELLLLGLAGCTGMDVISILRKKRQDVTGLELVVRGELSTEPPKRFVGISVEYRVRGRGVDPAAVARAVELSETKYCSVGLTLRAPVPITSTITLLPPEDPS